A stretch of the Mycobacterium sp. ITM-2016-00317 genome encodes the following:
- a CDS encoding CoA-acylating methylmalonate-semialdehyde dehydrogenase has product MTTTISHWVDNALFAGNGGASAPVTNPATGAVTGQVALASVADAQKVIDAAAAAFPAWRDTSLAKRTQILFAFRELLNERKGELAEIITAEHGKVVSDALGEVSRGQEVVEFACGIPHLLKGGFTENASTNVDVHSIRQALGPVAIISPFNFPAMVPMWFFPIAIATGNTVVLKPSEKDPSASLWLANLWKEAGLPAGVFNVLHGDKTAVDELLTNPKIKSVSFVGSTPIAQYVYATGTAAGKRVQALGGAKNHAVILPDADLDLAADAMVNAGFGSAGERCMAISACVAVGPIADDLVAKITERTTGLKIGDGTKDSDMGPLVTKAHRDKVASYIDAGEAAGAKVVVDGRTVSADGGADGFWLGPTLLDNVTPDMSVYTDEIFGPVLSVVRVETYEQALELINTNPYGNGTAIFTNDGGAARKFQNEVEVGMVGINVPIPVPMAYYSFGGWKASLFGDSHAHGMDGVQFFTRQKAITTRWLDPSHGGINLGFPENA; this is encoded by the coding sequence ATGACGACGACCATCTCCCATTGGGTCGACAACGCCCTGTTCGCGGGCAACGGTGGCGCTTCGGCGCCGGTGACGAATCCGGCCACCGGGGCGGTGACCGGTCAGGTCGCGTTGGCCTCGGTCGCCGACGCTCAGAAGGTGATCGATGCCGCTGCTGCGGCGTTCCCGGCCTGGCGCGACACCTCCCTGGCCAAGCGCACCCAGATCCTGTTCGCCTTCCGCGAGCTGTTGAATGAGCGCAAGGGTGAGCTGGCCGAGATCATCACCGCCGAACACGGCAAGGTCGTCTCCGACGCCCTGGGCGAAGTGTCGCGCGGCCAGGAAGTCGTGGAGTTCGCCTGCGGCATCCCCCACCTGCTCAAGGGCGGGTTCACCGAGAACGCCTCGACCAACGTCGACGTGCACTCCATCCGCCAGGCCCTGGGCCCGGTCGCGATCATCTCCCCGTTCAACTTCCCCGCCATGGTCCCGATGTGGTTCTTCCCCATCGCCATCGCCACCGGCAACACCGTCGTGCTCAAGCCCAGCGAGAAGGACCCGTCGGCCTCGCTGTGGCTGGCCAACCTGTGGAAAGAAGCCGGCCTGCCCGCCGGGGTGTTCAACGTGCTGCACGGCGACAAGACCGCCGTCGACGAACTGCTCACCAACCCCAAGATCAAGTCCGTGTCCTTCGTCGGGTCCACCCCGATCGCCCAGTACGTCTACGCCACCGGCACCGCCGCCGGCAAGCGCGTCCAGGCTCTGGGCGGGGCCAAGAACCACGCCGTGATCCTGCCCGACGCCGACCTGGACCTGGCCGCCGACGCCATGGTCAACGCCGGGTTCGGCTCGGCCGGGGAACGCTGCATGGCGATCTCGGCGTGTGTGGCCGTCGGACCGATCGCCGACGACCTGGTCGCCAAGATCACCGAACGCACCACCGGCCTCAAGATCGGTGACGGCACCAAGGACTCCGACATGGGCCCCCTGGTCACCAAGGCCCACCGCGACAAAGTCGCCTCCTACATCGACGCCGGCGAAGCCGCCGGCGCCAAAGTCGTCGTCGACGGCCGCACCGTATCCGCCGACGGCGGCGCTGACGGGTTCTGGCTGGGCCCCACCCTGCTCGACAACGTCACCCCCGACATGAGCGTCTACACCGACGAAATCTTCGGCCCCGTCCTGTCAGTGGTCCGTGTCGAGACCTACGAGCAGGCCCTGGAACTGATCAACACCAACCCCTACGGCAACGGCACCGCGATCTTCACCAACGACGGCGGCGCAGCCCGCAAGTTCCAGAACGAGGTCGAGGTCGGCATGGTCGGCATCAACGTCCCCATCCCCGTCCCGATGGCCTACTACAGCTTCGGCGGCTGGAAAGCCTCCCTATTCGGCGACAGCCACGCCCACGGCATGGACGGCGTGCAGTTCTTCACCCGCCAGAAAGCCATCACCACCCGCTGGCTCGACCCCAGCCACGGCGGCATCAACCTCGGCTTCCCCGAAAACGCCTGA